In the SAR324 cluster bacterium genome, GGTGGCACAGACTTCGAAAGGGCAATATCAGTGGAACAAGGAAGTGAAAAAACAAGGAGAACCTGTCTCAACATTCTCAACATCAAAGAAGCTTTATGGACTTTTGTGGAACAGGAAGGGGTCGAACCCACAAATAATATCGCGGAACGGTTTTTGAGACCCTATGTTTTATGGCGAAAAAAGTCCTTTGGAACTCAGTCTGAGCGGGGTAACCGCTTTGT is a window encoding:
- a CDS encoding transposase, with the translated sequence MEQGSEKTRRTCLNILNIKEALWTFVEQEGVEPTNNIAERFLRPYVLWRKKSFGTQSERGNRFVERMMTVSMSCRQQSLPVIPFITQALTAHFGSKNYPSLIPQNDDIAIKMAS